One genomic region from Campylobacter concisus encodes:
- the luxS gene encoding S-ribosylhomocysteine lyase: MPLLDSFCVDHVKMQAPGVRLAKSMKTPKGDDISVFDLRFCKPNEEILPEKGTHTLEHLFAGFMRNHLNGNGVEIIDISPMGCRTGFYMSVIGIPSEEAVKKAWLASMKDILEVKDQDKIPELNKFQCGTYKMHSLDEAHAIAKKILDHGLVIINNDEIKLDVDAMGLKKH; this comes from the coding sequence ATGCCATTACTTGATAGTTTTTGTGTAGATCATGTAAAAATGCAAGCCCCAGGAGTAAGACTAGCAAAAAGTATGAAAACGCCAAAGGGCGATGATATCAGCGTTTTTGACTTGAGGTTTTGCAAGCCAAATGAAGAAATTTTGCCAGAAAAAGGTACTCACACATTAGAGCATTTGTTTGCTGGCTTTATGAGAAACCACCTAAACGGCAATGGCGTGGAGATCATTGATATATCGCCGATGGGCTGTAGAACTGGCTTTTATATGAGTGTGATCGGCATACCTAGCGAAGAAGCCGTAAAAAAGGCATGGTTAGCCTCTATGAAAGATATTTTAGAAGTCAAAGACCAAGATAAAATCCCAGAGCTAAATAAATTTCAATGCGGTACTTACAAGATGCACTCACTTGATGAAGCACACGCCATAGCAAAGAAAATTTTAGATCACGGCTTAGTCATCATAAACAACGATGAGATCAAGCTTGACGTTGATGCTATGGGACTAAAAAAGCACTGA